A window from Brienomyrus brachyistius isolate T26 unplaced genomic scaffold, BBRACH_0.4 scaffold89, whole genome shotgun sequence encodes these proteins:
- the LOC125727159 gene encoding kelch-like protein 10, with amino-acid sequence MMAHDMERVLMSPAFEVFNKLRLAGQLCDMVLIADGVQFNAHRVILCGCSSYFQALFASDWSDSGKREYQLPGISPETLRQVIEYAYTYSVVITADNVENLLAAADYLSVLGIVQRCCDFLHEHLCLDNCVGLVKIGEVYCLNELHQSAFKFLLKNFKEVAITSNDFLELTLEELCDIMERDELNVREEDVVFDAILRWIEHEPATREAHISVLLPKVRMARMDPEYFMKIVKNNDLVKANAACRRIISDVLKVIYDLDESPLSDFENPLIRPRLPSDILLAVGGWNMRTTNCIDAYDTRADRWVDITQEEQTNLAGHGMVYHNGFVYCIGGFDGQNSINTVRRYDPITRAWQQMAPMHWQRCNISVVVLDGFIYAMGGHIGFRPLNKVERYNPVTNKWTQIEPMNERRNDASATTLNGKIYICGGFNGTESLSTVECFDPLTNEWSLITPMSTPRHSLGVTAYRGKIYAVGGINRPDDLQTMEVYDPTTNRWHAVAPMSTPRSEFGIAVVDDLLFVMGGHDGFRVTNKVECYDAGTGSWYRAQDMSRARKHFSCCVVPAHPRIIKYASPR; translated from the exons atgatggcacacgacatggagcgagtactgatgtccccggcgttcgaagtgttcaacaagcttcggctggcaggacagctCTGTGACATGGTCCTCATCGCAGACGGTGTTCAGTTCAACGCCCATAGAgtgattctgtgtggctgtagctcctacttcca ggctctgttcgccagtgactggagtgattcaggaaagcgggagtaccaactcccaggcatttcccctgAAACATTGAGGCAGGTCATCGAGTACGCCTACAcatactctgtggtcatcacagctgacaatgtggagaacctcctggcagctgctgattatctcagtgtcctGGGCATCGTACAGCGCTGCTGTGACTTCCTGCATGAGCATCTCTGCCTTGACAACTGTGTTGGGCTTGTCAAAATCGGAGAAGTCTACTGCCTCAatgagctgcaccagtctgcattcaaattCCTCCTGAAGAACTttaaggaggttgccatcacaTCAAACGATTTCCTAGAACTCACGCTCGAAGAACTTTGTGACATCATGGAGCGGGATGAACTGAATGTCAGAGAAGAAGATGTGGTGTTTGACGCCATCCTCCGttggatcgagcacgagcctgccacccgagaggcccacatttcagttctgttgcccaag GTTcgcatggctcgtatggatccagAATATTTTATGAAGATCGTCAAAAAcaacgatctagtgaaggccaatgcggcgtgcaggcGAATTATCAGCGATGTCTTAAAGGTCATCTATGATCTTGACGAAAGTCCACTCTCTGACTTTGAGAACCCGCTGATCCGCCCACGCTTGCCCTCTGACATTTTGCTGGCTGTTGGTGGTTGGAACATGCGCACTACCAACTGCATCGATGCGTATGACACacgggccgaccgctgggtggatatCACGCAGGAGGAGCAGACCAACCTAGCTGGTCATGGCATGGTGTACCATAATGgatttgtgtactgcattggGGGGTTTGATGGCCAAAACTCTATTAATACCGTGCGCAGATATGACCCGATCACACGAGCATGGCAGCAGATGGCCCCAATGCACTGGCAGCGCTGCAATATTAGTGTGGTCGTGCTTGATGGGTTCATCTACGCCATGGGTGGTCATATTGGTTTCAGGCCCCTCAATAAAGTAGAGCGGTACAACCCAGTAACCAACAAATGGACCCAGATCGAGCCCATGAATGAGAGGCGAAacgatgccagtgccaccaccctgaatggcaag ATATACATCTGTGGGGGCTTCAATGGAACAGAGAGCCTTTCTACAGTGGAGTGCTTTGACCCCCTCACTAATGAATGGAGCTTGATCACTCCAATGAGCACTCCCCGTCACAGCCTTGGAGTCACGGCGTATAGAGGGAAgatctatgcg GTGGGCGGTATCAACAGGCCTGATGACCTGCAGACCATGGAGGTCTATGACCCTACCACAAACCGCTGGcatgctgtggcccccatgtccacaccgcgcagtgaatttggcatcgcagtggtggacgaccTCCTGTTTGTGATGGGCGGCCACGATGGGTTTAGGGTAACTAACAAGGTGGAGTGTTAtgatgcggggacaggcagctggtatcgtgcgcaggacatgagcagagccagaaaacacttcagctgctgcgtagtgcctgcgcacccccgcatcataaaatacgcttcacctcgttag
- the LOC125727167 gene encoding kelch-like protein 10, with product SDSGKREYQLPGISPETLRQVIEYAYTYSVVITADNVENLLAAADYLSVLGIVQRCCDFLHEQLCLQNCIGLLKTADGYGLSELHQSVFSFILKNFKEVASISEEFIDLSLQELCDIIEKDELNVKQEDAVFEAILQWIEHEPATREAHISVLLPKVRMARMDPAYFMKIVKANDLVKANAACRPIISDGGP from the exons agtgattcaggaaagcgagagtaccaactcccaggcatttccccagaaacactgaggcaggtcatagagtacgcctacacgtactctgtggtcatcacagctgacaatgtggagaacctcctggcagctgctgattatctcagtgtcctgggcatcgtgcagcgctgctgtgatttcctgcatgagcagctctgccttcagaactgcattGGCCTTTTAAAAACTGCCGATGGTTACGGCCTCAgcgagctgcaccagtctgttTTCAGCTTTATCCTTaagaacttcaaggaggttgccaGCATCTCAGAGGAGTTCATAGATCTGTCCCTGCAAGAACTTTGCGACATTATTGAGAAGGATGAGCTGAATGTGAAACAGGAAGATGCGGTGTTTGAGGCCATCCTCCagtggatcgagcacgagcctgccacccgagaggcccacatttcagttctgttgcccaag gttcgcatggctcgtatggatccggcGTACTTTATGAAGATCGTCAAAGCTAACGATCTggtgaaggccaatgcggcgtgcaggccaattatcaGTGAT gggggcccTTGa